In Sphingomonas sp. R1, a single genomic region encodes these proteins:
- the tpiA gene encoding triose-phosphate isomerase: protein MRRKLVAGNWKMHGMRSHLSEIHAIAAAASAHPEVDTLLCVPFTLITAASEIAQGFTIGAQDVHENDFGAHTGCVSAQMLVEAGAKVVIVGHSERRADQSETSHHAWAKAAAARRHGLGVILCCGETEAEHDAGRAERIVQSQIEKSLPDGAAPDWLTIAYEPRWAIGTGKTPTLEEIATMHAIIRAKLRGMIGAPANEIRILYGGSVSGANAASILAVDDVDGALVGGASLTAAKFVPIIEAAAKIAAP from the coding sequence ATGCGTCGGAAACTGGTGGCCGGAAACTGGAAGATGCACGGCATGCGATCGCACCTCAGCGAGATCCATGCGATCGCTGCCGCGGCAAGCGCGCATCCGGAGGTCGACACGCTGCTGTGCGTGCCGTTCACGCTCATCACCGCTGCATCCGAGATAGCGCAGGGCTTCACGATCGGCGCGCAGGATGTGCACGAGAATGATTTCGGCGCGCATACCGGCTGCGTCTCCGCCCAGATGCTGGTCGAGGCCGGCGCCAAGGTGGTGATCGTCGGGCATTCCGAGCGGCGCGCAGACCAGTCCGAGACCAGCCACCATGCCTGGGCCAAGGCCGCTGCGGCACGGCGCCACGGGCTGGGCGTGATCCTGTGCTGCGGCGAAACCGAGGCCGAGCATGATGCAGGTCGTGCCGAGCGGATCGTCCAGTCCCAGATCGAGAAATCGCTGCCGGACGGCGCGGCGCCGGACTGGCTGACCATCGCCTACGAGCCGCGCTGGGCGATCGGCACCGGCAAGACGCCGACGCTGGAGGAAATCGCGACAATGCACGCCATCATCCGCGCCAAGCTGCGCGGGATGATCGGCGCACCGGCAAACGAGATCCGGATCCTGTACGGCGGCTCGGTGAGCGGTGCGAATGCCGCCTCGATCCTGGCGGTGGACGACGTTGACGGTGCGCTGGTCGGCGGTGCGAGCCTGACGGCGGCAAAGTTCGTCCCGATCATCGAAGCAGCCGCCAAAATAGCCGCCCCGTAA